A window of Acidobacteriota bacterium genomic DNA:
CGCGATCGCGGAGCTGAAGGAACAGTCGCGCTCCATGAAGATGCTGATCGGCCTCGGAGCCACCGCCGGCCTGTTTCTGTTTTTTGCCTTCTGCTGGCTGAGCCTGGCGCTCGTAGGCGTGATCTCCTACGGCCTGAATAGCTGGCGCTGGGCGTTGCTGATTGTGGGCGTGGGCTACGCCATGATCGGACTGCTACTGCTGATTCCAGTGGCGCAGGGTCTCAAGGGCGCGATCCCGACCATGGAGCACACGCGCCGGCGCATCGAAGAGGACACGAAGTACGTGAAGAATAAGCTCGCTGCGTAGCTCCCCTCCGAGCCTTAAAACTGAAATACTGATCTACTGAAATACTGAAATACTCCCCTACCGGCCTGCCAGCAGGCGCTGGACGAGTGCGGTGGTTTCTGCGATGAGCTGCGCGTGCGCCGCTCCCGTGGCCGGCCCAGCGAAGCCCGTGTCAATGGCTTTGACCAAGCCGTCGCGGCC
This region includes:
- a CDS encoding phage holin family protein codes for the protein MSSNIPPIPPHPSDNPDASTLDMLRGLFIEAAAYGRDLVQLAIAELKEQSRSMKMLIGLGATAGLFLFFAFCWLSLALVGVISYGLNSWRWALLIVGVGYAMIGLLLLIPVAQGLKGAIPTMEHTRRRIEEDTKYVKNKLAA